One window of the Desulfonatronovibrio magnus genome contains the following:
- the argC gene encoding N-acetyl-gamma-glutamyl-phosphate reductase — translation MNKINAAVVGVTGYTGIELVRILSAHPKFELSAVTSRTSAGMALQDVFPHLYNTPAGLMAVTIPDPEFIARDCQLAFLAVPHGKAMDLAASLLKLGVKVVDLSADFRIKDAETYSKWYNTPHKYPELLPEAAYGLPEMYGPMIHGANLVANPGCYPTSVLLALCPGLKKGYIDRFDIIIDSKSGTSGAGRAAKTGTLYCEVTDSFKAYSLACHRHTPEMDQEFAKAYGLEVVFSFSPHLVPMSRGILSTCYVKRSRIAPVSEILQFYKTFFRGSPHVRILPEGKLPETRWVRGTMYCDIGMVHDKRSDRLIIVSCIDNLCRGASGQAVANANLMFNFDEELGLEQLPLMP, via the coding sequence ATGAATAAGATTAATGCTGCTGTTGTTGGAGTAACCGGATATACAGGCATAGAGCTGGTCAGAATTCTTTCCGCTCATCCAAAATTTGAACTTTCCGCTGTAACCTCAAGAACCAGTGCGGGCATGGCCCTTCAGGATGTATTCCCGCATCTTTACAATACACCAGCTGGACTTATGGCAGTGACCATTCCGGATCCTGAGTTTATTGCACGGGATTGTCAACTGGCATTTCTCGCTGTACCACATGGCAAGGCCATGGATCTGGCAGCTTCACTTCTCAAGCTGGGTGTGAAAGTTGTTGATTTGAGTGCAGATTTCAGGATCAAGGATGCGGAAACTTATTCCAAGTGGTACAATACACCCCATAAATATCCTGAACTCTTACCCGAAGCCGCTTATGGTCTGCCTGAGATGTACGGCCCTATGATCCATGGGGCAAACCTTGTAGCAAATCCCGGCTGCTATCCAACATCTGTACTGCTGGCACTTTGTCCAGGGCTGAAGAAAGGGTATATTGATCGGTTTGACATTATAATTGACAGCAAGTCAGGGACAAGCGGAGCTGGAAGAGCAGCCAAAACCGGAACGCTTTACTGTGAGGTAACCGACAGTTTCAAGGCCTACAGTTTAGCATGTCACAGGCACACGCCCGAGATGGATCAGGAATTTGCCAAAGCTTATGGGCTGGAAGTGGTTTTTTCCTTCAGTCCTCATCTTGTACCTATGAGTAGAGGTATTTTGAGTACCTGTTATGTTAAAAGAAGCCGCATTGCTCCTGTTTCTGAAATTCTGCAGTTTTACAAAACTTTTTTTCGTGGTTCACCTCACGTTAGAATACTGCCGGAGGGCAAGCTTCCTGAAACCCGCTGGGTCAGAGGAACCATGTATTGTGATATCGGAATGGTTCATGATAAAAGATCCGATCGTCTGATAATCGTTTCTTGCATAGACAATCTTTGCCGTGGTGCATCGGGTCAGGCAGTAGCCAATGCTAATCTCATGTTTAATTTTGATGAAGAACTTGGGCTTGAGCAGCTTCCTTTGATGCCCTAA
- a CDS encoding tetratricopeptide repeat protein produces the protein MSENTDHNSAQNQEQGSEPRIEGVFSTTEKTTIGFGHTQKKVKQDVLVYAKEIEDNKVVIKALNDKYIPIGTAKTISKENLLSNYLPDPDVYQNKVYPILRNISRTVARGERHLRNKENFSAEMEFKNALRVDEENIRATFGLGLSYLQRGDAKRGEIVFKRLVKLKGAFEPQHKHMFNEFGIHLRKNKLFNQAIKYYARASQYSERDENLYFNMARTYYELGRNSMALKFIRKSLEINSDFEQALDFKKFLLKKMPKHNLKA, from the coding sequence ATGTCAGAAAATACAGATCATAATTCAGCACAAAACCAGGAACAAGGCTCAGAACCCAGAATAGAAGGTGTTTTTTCAACGACTGAAAAAACTACCATAGGTTTCGGTCATACTCAGAAAAAAGTTAAACAGGATGTACTGGTCTATGCCAAGGAAATAGAAGATAATAAAGTTGTTATTAAGGCTCTGAATGATAAGTATATCCCCATAGGCACGGCTAAAACTATCAGCAAAGAGAATTTACTCAGCAATTACCTGCCTGATCCAGATGTTTACCAGAATAAAGTTTACCCCATCCTGCGCAATATTTCCAGAACTGTGGCTCGTGGGGAAAGACATCTGCGTAATAAAGAGAATTTCAGTGCTGAAATGGAGTTTAAGAATGCGCTGCGTGTGGATGAGGAAAACATCCGGGCCACTTTTGGTCTGGGTCTTTCTTATCTGCAAAGAGGTGATGCCAAAAGAGGAGAGATTGTATTCAAACGCCTGGTCAAACTTAAAGGAGCGTTTGAGCCGCAGCATAAGCACATGTTCAATGAGTTTGGCATTCATTTACGCAAAAACAAACTTTTTAATCAAGCCATTAAGTATTATGCCAGAGCATCACAATACAGTGAAAGGGATGAAAACCTTTATTTTAATATGGCCAGGACCTATTATGAGCTTGGAAGAAATTCCATGGCACTTAAATTTATCAGAAAGTCTCTGGAGATAAATTCTGATTTTGAGCAAGCCTTAGATTTCAAAAAATTTTTATTGAAAAAAATGCCTAAACATAATCTTAAGGCATAA
- a CDS encoding phenylacetate--CoA ligase family protein has translation MYNNLRFIPEFSIDELESIQLKGLQWTLNHAYKGCMAYRDKLDQAGFSPGDFKTLSDIVKLPFTDVEDLRLGYPLPLLSVPQEDIVRIHASSGTTGKRKILAYTQNDINTWKNMMARCFELADLTPMDRVQIAVGYGLWTAGAGFQLGCEHFGAMALPLGPGNLDFQLQFLTDLKPTCICSTASMALLLSEQVVKMGLEDQIALKKIIFGAEPHTPKMRQTIEKTLNLEHSFDIPGMTEVYGPGTGLECLKHQGMHYWADIFILEIIDPLTLQPVPAGETGEMVITTLCKEGVPLIRYRTRDLCRILTESCPCGIKMPRHDRILGRSDDMIIFRGVNIYPGQIAEILEEFNDISSEYQINLNRQKGLDFMKISVERKVNASSDNDEKLAQRISARIRSKIMVRTEIVLADPGKLPRSMGKSRRVIDERNNT, from the coding sequence ATGTACAACAATTTACGTTTTATTCCCGAATTTTCAATTGATGAGCTGGAGTCAATTCAGCTCAAAGGCCTCCAATGGACTCTCAACCATGCTTACAAGGGATGCATGGCATACAGAGATAAACTTGACCAGGCCGGTTTTTCACCTGGTGACTTCAAGACCCTGTCAGATATTGTAAAACTCCCCTTTACCGATGTTGAAGATTTGCGTTTAGGATATCCCTTGCCTCTTTTAAGCGTTCCACAAGAGGATATTGTAAGAATCCATGCATCTTCCGGAACAACCGGCAAGCGCAAAATTCTGGCATACACACAAAATGATATCAACACATGGAAAAACATGATGGCCAGATGCTTTGAACTGGCTGATCTGACTCCCATGGACCGAGTGCAGATAGCAGTAGGTTATGGTCTGTGGACTGCCGGAGCCGGATTCCAGCTTGGATGCGAACATTTCGGGGCAATGGCCCTGCCATTGGGACCCGGCAACCTTGATTTTCAGCTGCAATTTCTTACTGACCTCAAACCAACCTGCATTTGCTCTACTGCTTCCATGGCCCTGCTTCTCAGCGAGCAGGTTGTTAAGATGGGGCTTGAAGACCAGATTGCTTTGAAAAAGATTATTTTCGGGGCCGAACCACACACTCCCAAAATGCGCCAGACCATTGAGAAAACTCTCAACCTTGAGCACAGCTTTGATATCCCCGGCATGACTGAAGTATACGGACCCGGCACTGGCCTTGAATGTCTGAAGCATCAAGGCATGCATTACTGGGCTGATATCTTTATACTGGAAATCATTGATCCTTTGACACTTCAGCCGGTACCTGCCGGTGAAACTGGAGAAATGGTCATCACTACCCTGTGCAAGGAAGGAGTTCCATTGATCCGCTACAGAACCAGAGATCTTTGCAGGATCCTGACGGAATCCTGCCCATGCGGCATCAAAATGCCCCGGCATGATCGCATCCTGGGACGCTCCGACGACATGATAATTTTCCGCGGAGTTAATATCTATCCGGGACAAATAGCTGAAATTCTTGAAGAATTCAACGATATAAGTTCAGAGTATCAGATTAATCTGAACAGGCAGAAGGGGCTGGACTTCATGAAAATCAGTGTGGAAAGGAAGGTCAATGCTTCTTCAGATAATGATGAAAAATTAGCACAACGTATTTCTGCGAGGATCCGGTCAAAAATCATGGTTAGAACTGAGATCGTTCTTGCTGATCCAGGTAAGCTGCCCAGATCAATGGGCAAATCAAGACGGGTGATTGATGAAAGAAATAATACTTAA